One part of the Lapillicoccus jejuensis genome encodes these proteins:
- a CDS encoding GAF domain-containing protein, producing MTSYGGGAVTPGTDLGQHARALQRVHDAVMGGTAPPARPRPLVSRSWRRVLGLGLDPTRCNARDPLPLAEVERRRHHSPLALVVDEIRSVLTSVADASRFIVVVTDADGVILWREGSAGVLRRADELGFSEGATWTEDHVGTNAIGTALAEQAPVQLFSAEHFEEGQHPWYCTASPVHDPRTGSLLGIVDVSGPALTLHPALVALVETATKLAEARLWRHHEQSLQRLRRSAEHVLASTSGPLLLVDDDGWVAHYSGVLVRDRIAAPRPDRVLTVPGLGLCLPERLGEGWLVRPDRREETLVARLTTVGGDAVLEVSGTGEGGAGWRASLTPRHAAVLRALAAAGPEGLTAAALSRVLFGDDQHVVTVRAEVSRLRRTVGALVAASPYRVADGVRLVVEQ from the coding sequence ATGACGTCGTACGGCGGGGGCGCGGTGACCCCGGGCACCGACCTGGGGCAGCACGCGCGTGCGCTGCAGCGCGTCCACGACGCGGTCATGGGCGGTACGGCGCCCCCGGCCCGTCCCCGCCCGCTCGTCTCGCGCTCGTGGCGGCGCGTCCTCGGGCTGGGGCTCGACCCCACCCGGTGCAACGCGCGCGACCCGCTGCCGCTGGCCGAGGTCGAGCGGCGGCGGCACCACTCGCCGCTCGCGCTCGTCGTCGACGAGATCCGCTCGGTGCTGACCTCGGTCGCCGACGCGTCGCGGTTCATCGTCGTCGTCACCGACGCCGACGGGGTCATCCTGTGGCGCGAGGGGTCGGCCGGGGTGCTGCGCCGGGCCGACGAGCTCGGCTTCTCCGAGGGGGCGACGTGGACCGAGGACCACGTCGGCACCAACGCGATCGGCACGGCGCTGGCCGAGCAGGCGCCGGTGCAGCTGTTCTCCGCCGAGCACTTCGAGGAGGGCCAGCACCCCTGGTACTGCACGGCGTCACCCGTGCACGACCCGCGCACCGGCTCGCTGCTCGGGATCGTCGACGTCAGCGGCCCCGCGCTCACCCTGCACCCGGCCCTCGTCGCGCTCGTCGAGACGGCGACCAAGCTCGCCGAGGCGCGGCTGTGGCGCCACCACGAGCAGTCGCTGCAGCGGCTGCGGCGCTCGGCCGAGCACGTGCTCGCCTCGACCAGTGGTCCGCTGCTGCTCGTCGACGACGACGGGTGGGTCGCGCACTACAGCGGCGTCCTCGTCCGCGACCGGATCGCGGCGCCGCGGCCCGACCGGGTGCTCACCGTCCCCGGGCTGGGCCTGTGCCTGCCCGAGCGGCTCGGCGAGGGCTGGCTCGTGCGGCCCGACCGGCGCGAGGAGACCCTCGTCGCGCGGCTGACCACGGTCGGCGGCGACGCCGTCCTCGAGGTGTCGGGCACGGGTGAGGGCGGCGCGGGCTGGCGGGCCTCGCTCACCCCGCGGCACGCTGCGGTGCTGCGCGCGCTCGCCGCCGCCGGCCCGGAGGGCCTCACCGCCGCCGCGCTGAGCCGGGTGCTCTTCGGCGACGACCAGCACGTCGTCACCGTCCGCGCCGAGGTGAGCCGGCTGCGGCGCACCGTCGGCGCGCTGGTCGCCGCGTCGCCGTACCGGGTCGCCGACGGCGTCCGCCTCGTCGTCGAGCAGTAG
- the ypfJ gene encoding KPN_02809 family neutral zinc metallopeptidase: protein MSFNENVQLDTSQVQGGGSGGGGGGFPGGIQVGGGIGGIILLILGLVFGGNVLGGSGTSDPGVAQQGQSSSLDPSQVGVGGTQSGAGFSQCRTGADANRDDDCLVIATVNSVQAYWSQQLPQYGRQYRPAKTVLYSGQTRSACGTASNQVGPFYCPLDGLVYIDSSFFTELQQRFGSDGGQLAKEYVIAHEYGHRIQDILGILGRAQQDPQGAESGSVRLELMADCLAGTWVNHATQTTDARGTTFLKPLSQNDIRSALSAASAVGDDRIQKSVQGRVTPETWTHGSSAARQKWFLTGYQSGDLNQCDTFAVSNVE from the coding sequence GTGTCCTTCAACGAGAACGTCCAGCTCGACACCTCGCAGGTGCAAGGTGGCGGCAGCGGCGGTGGGGGCGGCGGGTTCCCCGGCGGCATCCAGGTCGGCGGCGGCATCGGCGGGATCATCCTGCTCATCCTCGGTCTGGTCTTCGGCGGCAACGTCCTCGGCGGCAGCGGCACCAGCGACCCCGGCGTCGCGCAGCAGGGGCAGTCCAGCTCGCTCGACCCCTCGCAGGTCGGCGTCGGCGGCACCCAGAGCGGCGCCGGGTTCTCGCAGTGCCGCACCGGCGCGGACGCGAACCGCGACGACGACTGCCTCGTCATCGCGACGGTCAACAGCGTGCAGGCCTACTGGTCGCAGCAGCTGCCGCAGTACGGCCGGCAGTACCGCCCGGCCAAGACCGTCCTCTACTCGGGGCAGACCCGGTCGGCGTGCGGCACGGCGAGCAACCAGGTGGGTCCGTTCTACTGCCCGCTCGACGGGCTGGTCTACATCGACAGCAGCTTCTTCACCGAGCTGCAGCAGCGCTTCGGCTCGGACGGCGGTCAGCTGGCCAAGGAGTACGTCATCGCCCACGAGTACGGCCACCGGATCCAGGACATCCTCGGCATCCTCGGTCGGGCGCAGCAGGACCCGCAGGGCGCCGAGTCGGGCTCCGTCCGGCTCGAGCTCATGGCCGACTGCCTGGCCGGGACGTGGGTCAACCACGCGACCCAGACGACGGACGCACGGGGGACGACGTTCCTCAAGCCGCTGTCGCAGAACGACATCCGGTCAGCCCTGTCGGCCGCCTCCGCGGTCGGCGACGACCGGATCCAGAAGTCGGTCCAGGGGCGCGTCACCCCCGAGACCTGGACGCACGGGTCGAGCGCCGCGCGCCAGAAGTGGTTCCTCACCGGCTACCAGAGCGGCGACCTCAACCAGTGCGACACCTTCGCCGTCAGCAACGTCGAGTGA
- a CDS encoding alanine racemase produces MSVVLRVDGARWREHLRRTVEANPGLVPVVKGNGYGFGLPVLLAESARLNGERLVRQIAVGTYAEAPTALAAHPGDVLVLEPYRAAVPPVPGGPGLAVGDPALIHSVTGLDDALHLAGRAGRARVVVEGLTSMNRFGAPYGVVPGLLADLADRGLAVEGVTLHLPLGTGHLEEVSRWVAGVDGVRTWYLSHLSASELATLRTRFPDRELRPRVGTAMWLGDPGALAVRAHVLDVRAVAKGDRAGYRQRTLGAGHLLVVSGGTAHGVALEAPSAAATLRQRAITVAEGVLEAAHRVRSPFTVGGRSTWFVEPPHMQVSLLALPAGVTPPAVGDEVDVRVRNTTLLADAVDIT; encoded by the coding sequence GTGAGCGTCGTCCTGCGGGTCGACGGCGCGCGCTGGCGCGAGCACCTGCGCCGCACCGTCGAGGCCAACCCTGGGCTCGTCCCCGTCGTCAAGGGCAACGGCTACGGCTTCGGCCTGCCCGTACTGCTCGCCGAGTCGGCGCGGCTCAACGGCGAGCGGCTGGTGCGCCAGATCGCCGTCGGCACCTACGCCGAGGCGCCGACGGCGCTGGCCGCGCACCCGGGTGACGTGCTCGTCCTCGAGCCCTACCGGGCCGCCGTGCCCCCGGTGCCCGGCGGACCCGGGCTCGCCGTCGGGGACCCCGCGCTCATCCACTCGGTCACCGGTCTCGACGACGCCCTGCACCTGGCCGGCCGGGCGGGTCGGGCCCGGGTCGTCGTCGAGGGACTGACCTCGATGAACCGCTTCGGGGCGCCGTACGGCGTCGTGCCGGGGCTGCTCGCCGATCTCGCCGACCGGGGCCTCGCCGTCGAGGGGGTCACCCTGCACCTGCCGCTCGGCACCGGGCACCTCGAGGAGGTGAGCCGCTGGGTGGCGGGCGTCGACGGCGTGCGCACCTGGTACCTCTCGCACCTCAGCGCCTCCGAGCTGGCGACGCTGCGCACGCGCTTCCCCGACCGCGAGCTGCGGCCGCGGGTGGGGACGGCGATGTGGCTCGGCGACCCCGGCGCCCTGGCCGTGCGCGCCCACGTCCTCGACGTGCGGGCCGTCGCCAAGGGGGACCGGGCCGGGTATAGGCAGCGGACCCTCGGCGCCGGGCACCTGCTCGTCGTCAGCGGCGGGACGGCGCACGGCGTCGCGCTCGAGGCCCCCTCGGCCGCGGCGACGCTGCGCCAGCGCGCGATCACCGTCGCCGAGGGCGTGCTCGAGGCGGCGCACCGGGTGCGCTCGCCGTTCACCGTCGGCGGCCGCTCGACGTGGTTCGTCGAGCCGCCGCACATGCAGGTCAGCCTGCTCGCGCTGCCCGCCGGGGTGACGCCGCCGGCGGTCGGCGACGAGGTCGACGTGCGGGTGCGCAACACGACACTGCTCGCGGACGCGGTCGACATCACCTGA
- a CDS encoding lipid II:glycine glycyltransferase FemX has translation MSPAPSSPVTLRPIDAATHQAFVEAHSGSFLQTPAWGRLKNDWRAESLGWFDGSGADAPLLAAGLVLYRPVPRVNRSLAYLPEGPVLAGGWDAPYALDVLRTLRDHALAQGAFTLRIGPTAVVRRWHAATIKDAIADEQVRSLTQVPADVTDETGVRLRTLLTRLGFEHLAADEGFAAGQPQFVFQLPLEGKDEAAVLAGMNQLWRRNVKKAAKAGVEVTRGTAADLPAFHTVYTETAARDHFVPRPLSYFQRMVEVMTAEDEDRIRLYLAHHEGHLVAATTWVRVGRHTWYSYGASTSDRREVQGSTAVQWRMVQDALAAGAAVYDLRGITDTIASDDPHLGLIRFKVGTGGEAVEYAGEWDLPLRPLWHKAFGLYMARRG, from the coding sequence GTGAGCCCCGCCCCCTCCTCGCCGGTGACCCTGCGGCCGATCGACGCCGCGACGCACCAGGCCTTCGTCGAGGCCCACTCGGGCAGCTTCCTGCAGACCCCCGCGTGGGGCCGGCTGAAGAACGACTGGCGCGCCGAGTCGCTCGGCTGGTTCGACGGGTCCGGCGCGGACGCGCCGCTGCTGGCCGCCGGGCTCGTCCTCTACCGGCCCGTGCCGAGGGTGAACCGCTCGCTGGCCTACCTGCCCGAGGGGCCGGTGCTCGCGGGCGGGTGGGACGCGCCGTACGCCCTCGACGTGCTGCGCACCCTGCGCGACCACGCGTTGGCGCAGGGCGCCTTCACCCTGCGCATCGGGCCGACCGCGGTCGTGCGCCGCTGGCACGCCGCGACGATCAAGGACGCCATCGCCGACGAGCAGGTGCGCTCGCTCACGCAGGTGCCCGCCGACGTCACCGACGAGACCGGGGTGCGGCTGCGCACCCTGCTGACCCGGCTCGGCTTCGAGCACCTCGCCGCCGACGAGGGCTTCGCCGCCGGGCAGCCGCAGTTCGTCTTCCAGCTGCCGCTCGAGGGCAAGGACGAGGCCGCCGTCCTCGCCGGGATGAACCAGCTGTGGCGGCGCAACGTCAAGAAGGCGGCCAAGGCCGGCGTCGAGGTGACCCGCGGGACCGCCGCCGACCTGCCCGCCTTCCACACCGTCTACACCGAGACCGCGGCCCGCGACCACTTCGTGCCCCGCCCGCTGTCGTACTTCCAGCGCATGGTCGAGGTGATGACGGCCGAGGACGAGGACCGGATCCGCCTCTACCTCGCCCACCACGAGGGGCACCTCGTCGCCGCGACGACGTGGGTCCGGGTCGGCCGGCACACCTGGTACTCGTACGGCGCCTCGACCTCCGACCGGCGCGAGGTCCAGGGCTCGACCGCCGTCCAGTGGCGGATGGTGCAGGACGCCCTGGCCGCCGGCGCCGCGGTCTACGACCTGCGCGGGATCACCGACACCATCGCCTCCGACGACCCGCACCTCGGCCTGATCCGCTTCAAGGTCGGCACCGGCGGCGAGGCCGTCGAGTACGCCGGCGAGTGGGACCTGCCGCTGCGACCGCTGTGGCACAAGGCGTTCGGGCTCTACATGGCGCGCAGGGGCTGA
- the flhA gene encoding flagellar biosynthesis protein FlhA, producing MNRLTQLAVPVGIVGVIIMLVVPLPAVVLDLLIATNITVALLVLLTTMFVHKPVDFSSFPALVLVLTLFRLALNVSATRLVLLDGYAGKVIDTFGHFVVGGSLIVGLIVFAILLVIQFVVITNGAGRVAEVGARFTLDAMPGKQMAIDADLNSGLIDEDEARRRRAEVHAEADFYGSMDGSSKFVKGDAIAAIIITVVNLIGGFGVGVMQKGMSFSEAVSTYSLLSVGDGLVSQVPALLLSVATGLIVTRATGANDMGSDILRQMGARKLPLRVAGGAALALCLIPDLPKLPFMIAGGLMILASTRAQGDDAEAVAAGAAEAGAAPAAPSEAPEDLAQEAQVDPLGLDLSPDIIDLVDPSAGGDLLQRVKALRRKIAGEIGIVIPPMRTRDDIALPMSTYVVKLFGVEVARGQAPRGHVLAIGDNLATMPGTPTREPVFGLDGKWVPAELRTQAELGGATVVDRTSVITTHISDVVTRHAAQLLGREDVKLLTDVVKRSHPVVVDELVPGQLSLGELQRVLQTLLDESVPIRDLVRIFEAVSLRAQTSKDLDGLVESARAALAPAIVAQSATNGTLHVITFDPRLEQHLLETMRPGELGSVLGLDPDLGQSVLTQLGHLQHSAEEDAFHPVLVCAPQVRAAVRRLLRPSLPTLPVLSYSELAGCSQIRALGTVVPPTMAVPS from the coding sequence GTGAACCGTCTGACGCAGCTCGCCGTCCCCGTCGGGATCGTCGGGGTCATCATCATGCTGGTGGTCCCGCTGCCGGCCGTGGTGCTCGACCTGCTCATCGCCACCAACATCACCGTCGCGCTGCTCGTGCTGCTGACGACGATGTTCGTGCACAAGCCGGTGGACTTCTCCTCGTTCCCGGCGCTGGTCCTCGTCCTCACGCTCTTCCGGCTGGCGCTCAACGTCAGCGCGACTCGCCTGGTGCTGCTGGACGGCTACGCCGGCAAGGTCATCGACACCTTCGGCCACTTCGTCGTCGGCGGCTCGCTCATCGTCGGGCTCATCGTCTTCGCGATCCTGCTGGTCATCCAGTTCGTCGTCATCACCAACGGTGCCGGCCGCGTCGCCGAGGTCGGCGCGCGGTTCACCCTCGACGCGATGCCCGGCAAGCAGATGGCCATCGACGCCGACCTCAACAGCGGGCTCATCGACGAGGACGAGGCCCGCCGGCGCCGCGCCGAGGTGCACGCCGAGGCCGACTTCTACGGCTCGATGGACGGCTCGAGCAAGTTCGTCAAGGGTGACGCCATCGCGGCGATCATCATCACCGTCGTCAACCTCATCGGCGGCTTCGGCGTCGGTGTCATGCAGAAGGGGATGTCGTTCTCCGAGGCGGTGAGCACCTACAGCCTGCTGTCGGTCGGTGACGGCCTGGTCTCCCAGGTGCCGGCGCTGCTGCTGTCGGTCGCCACCGGCCTCATCGTCACCCGGGCCACCGGGGCCAACGACATGGGCTCGGACATCCTGCGCCAGATGGGCGCCCGCAAGCTGCCGCTGCGGGTCGCCGGCGGCGCGGCCCTGGCCCTGTGCCTCATCCCCGACCTGCCCAAGCTGCCGTTCATGATCGCCGGCGGGCTGATGATCCTCGCCTCCACCCGGGCGCAGGGCGACGACGCCGAGGCGGTCGCCGCGGGCGCGGCCGAGGCGGGCGCCGCCCCCGCCGCGCCGAGCGAGGCTCCGGAGGACCTGGCCCAGGAGGCGCAGGTCGACCCGCTCGGCCTCGACCTCTCCCCCGACATCATCGACCTCGTCGACCCCAGCGCCGGCGGCGACCTGCTCCAGCGGGTCAAGGCGCTGCGGCGCAAGATCGCGGGCGAGATCGGCATCGTCATCCCGCCGATGCGCACCCGCGACGACATCGCCCTGCCGATGAGCACGTACGTCGTCAAGCTGTTCGGGGTCGAGGTCGCCCGCGGCCAGGCGCCGCGCGGCCACGTCCTCGCCATCGGCGACAACCTGGCCACGATGCCGGGCACGCCGACCCGCGAGCCGGTCTTCGGCCTCGACGGCAAGTGGGTGCCGGCCGAGCTGCGCACCCAGGCCGAGCTCGGCGGCGCCACCGTCGTCGACCGCACCTCGGTCATCACGACGCACATTTCCGACGTCGTCACCCGGCACGCCGCCCAGCTGCTCGGCCGCGAGGACGTCAAGCTGCTCACCGACGTCGTCAAGCGCAGCCACCCGGTCGTCGTCGACGAGCTGGTCCCCGGGCAGCTCAGCCTCGGCGAGCTCCAGCGGGTCCTGCAGACGCTGCTCGACGAGAGCGTGCCGATCCGCGACCTGGTCCGGATCTTCGAGGCCGTCTCGCTGCGCGCGCAGACCTCCAAGGACCTCGACGGGCTCGTCGAGAGCGCCCGCGCCGCCCTGGCGCCCGCCATCGTCGCGCAGTCGGCGACCAACGGGACGCTGCACGTCATCACCTTCGACCCGCGCCTGGAGCAGCACCTGCTCGAGACGATGCGCCCGGGCGAGCTGGGCTCGGTCCTCGGCCTCGACCCCGACCTCGGCCAGTCCGTCCTCACCCAGCTCGGGCACCTGCAGCACTCGGCCGAGGAGGACGCCTTCCACCCCGTGCTCGTCTGCGCGCCGCAGGTGCGGGCCGCCGTACGGCGCCTCCTGCGCCCCAGCCTGCCGACGCTGCCGGTGCTCTCCTACTCGGAGCTGGCCGGCTGCTCGCAGATCCGGGCCCTCGGCACGGTCGTCCCGCCGACCATGGCCGTGCCCTCGTGA
- a CDS encoding EscU/YscU/HrcU family type III secretion system export apparatus switch protein: MSGEKTEKPTAKRRKEARKKGQIARTPDLGGWGILLAVGLVLPALVSHEMDVVKELMTTALSFPAVAAHAGLPGAGVVLRRAAEQAFLAVVVLGAGVMVVGVGASIAQGGFVVSPSLLKPSAAKLNPLKGAKRLFGPQTLWEGAKTLLKASVVGLVVYAAIKALIPLVGGLMPIPHVLDELTSAAVSMLRNVAFAGFVLAFADYAVARRRVGKQVRMTKEEVKQEYKQAEGDPQLKGAIRSRQLAMARNRMMADVPTADVVLVNPTHVAVALRYRSDEGAPKVVARGAGAVAAAIRAKATEAGVPLVRDVPLARALYTSTRVGMSIPPELFSAVATVLAFVITRKSRGMRGGSVSSPRRDEELPAVLPAGRRTGRGRKRSGPRLPGRSAA, encoded by the coding sequence GTGTCCGGGGAGAAGACCGAGAAGCCGACCGCCAAGCGCCGCAAGGAGGCGCGCAAGAAGGGCCAGATCGCCCGCACGCCCGACCTCGGCGGCTGGGGCATCCTCCTCGCGGTCGGTCTCGTGCTCCCGGCCCTGGTCTCGCACGAGATGGACGTCGTCAAGGAGCTGATGACGACCGCGCTGAGCTTCCCGGCCGTGGCCGCCCACGCCGGCCTGCCCGGCGCCGGCGTCGTCCTGCGCCGGGCGGCCGAGCAGGCCTTCCTCGCCGTCGTTGTTCTCGGCGCCGGCGTCATGGTCGTCGGCGTCGGCGCCTCGATCGCCCAGGGCGGTTTCGTCGTCTCCCCCTCGCTGCTCAAGCCGAGCGCCGCCAAGCTCAACCCGCTCAAGGGCGCCAAGCGGCTCTTCGGCCCGCAGACCCTGTGGGAGGGCGCCAAGACGCTGCTCAAGGCGTCCGTCGTCGGTCTCGTCGTGTACGCCGCCATCAAGGCCCTCATCCCGCTCGTCGGCGGCCTCATGCCGATCCCCCACGTGCTCGACGAGCTGACCTCCGCGGCCGTGTCGATGCTGCGCAACGTCGCCTTCGCGGGCTTCGTCCTCGCCTTCGCCGACTACGCCGTCGCCCGGCGCCGGGTGGGCAAGCAGGTGCGGATGACCAAGGAGGAGGTCAAGCAGGAGTACAAGCAGGCCGAGGGCGACCCGCAGCTCAAGGGCGCCATCCGCTCCCGGCAGCTGGCGATGGCCCGCAACCGGATGATGGCCGACGTGCCGACCGCCGACGTCGTCCTCGTCAACCCCACGCACGTCGCCGTCGCGCTGCGCTACCGCTCCGACGAGGGCGCGCCCAAGGTCGTCGCCCGCGGCGCCGGCGCCGTCGCCGCCGCGATCCGGGCCAAGGCCACCGAGGCCGGCGTCCCGCTCGTGCGCGACGTCCCCCTCGCCCGGGCGCTCTACACCTCGACGCGGGTCGGCATGAGCATCCCGCCGGAGCTGTTCTCCGCGGTCGCCACCGTGCTCGCCTTCGTCATCACCCGCAAGTCGCGCGGGATGCGCGGCGGCTCGGTCTCCTCCCCCCGCCGCGACGAGGAGCTGCCCGCGGTCCTGCCGGCGGGGCGCCGTACGGGCCGGGGGCGAAAGCGCTCAGGCCCACGGCTGCCGGGCCGATCAGCAGCCTGA
- a CDS encoding flagellar biosynthetic protein FliR, with protein sequence MTIAIAGDALVGYLLASARILAWLLVVPPFSSKALPGTAKVVLAVGLAVAVAPASKVAVPTDAVGLAVVAGEQVLVGGMLGFVTYLVFAAVSAAGSLVDVFGGFSLAQAFDPMSVNQNSVFGTFHQFLATALLFTTKTHLLVIGGLLETFRVLPVGQMPAMPHSANVLTTGATLMFLSAVQIALPMVAVLVLADLGLALMTKVAPQLNAMNVMFPAKIGLVLLILGMSFPVLPGVVSRLGGLATQAMAAVVGAG encoded by the coding sequence ATGACCATCGCGATCGCGGGGGACGCCCTCGTCGGGTACCTGCTGGCCTCGGCCCGCATCCTGGCGTGGCTGCTCGTCGTCCCGCCCTTCTCCAGCAAGGCCCTGCCCGGCACGGCCAAGGTCGTCCTCGCCGTCGGCCTCGCCGTCGCCGTCGCGCCGGCCAGCAAGGTGGCGGTGCCGACCGACGCGGTCGGGCTGGCCGTCGTCGCCGGTGAGCAGGTGCTCGTCGGCGGGATGCTCGGCTTCGTCACCTACCTCGTCTTCGCCGCCGTCTCCGCCGCCGGCAGCCTGGTCGACGTCTTCGGCGGGTTCTCGCTCGCCCAGGCCTTCGACCCCATGTCGGTCAACCAGAACTCGGTCTTCGGCACCTTCCACCAGTTCCTCGCCACCGCGCTGCTGTTCACGACCAAGACGCACCTGCTCGTCATCGGCGGGCTGCTCGAGACCTTCCGGGTGCTCCCCGTCGGGCAGATGCCCGCCATGCCCCACAGCGCGAACGTCCTCACCACCGGCGCCACGCTGATGTTCCTCTCGGCGGTCCAGATCGCGCTGCCGATGGTCGCGGTCCTCGTCCTCGCCGACCTCGGCCTCGCTCTGATGACCAAGGTCGCGCCCCAGCTCAACGCGATGAACGTCATGTTCCCGGCCAAGATCGGCCTCGTCCTGCTCATCCTCGGGATGTCCTTCCCCGTCCTGCCGGGCGTCGTCTCCCGGCTCGGCGGGCTCGCCACCCAGGCCATGGCCGCGGTCGTCGGGGCGGGCTGA
- the fliQ gene encoding flagellar biosynthesis protein FliQ, giving the protein MTDASIIDIATMTMQVALKLSAPILATALVIGFAISVFQSMTQIQEVTLSFVPKVIGVGVALLVCGNWMLHTMITFTQELYAKIPGMLG; this is encoded by the coding sequence GTGACCGACGCCTCGATCATCGACATCGCGACCATGACCATGCAGGTCGCGCTCAAGCTGTCCGCGCCGATCCTCGCGACCGCCCTCGTCATCGGGTTCGCGATCTCGGTCTTCCAGTCGATGACGCAGATCCAGGAGGTCACCCTCTCCTTCGTGCCCAAGGTCATCGGGGTCGGCGTCGCGCTGCTCGTCTGCGGCAACTGGATGCTGCACACGATGATCACCTTCACGCAGGAGCTCTACGCCAAGATCCCGGGGATGCTGGGCTGA
- the fliP gene encoding flagellar type III secretion system pore protein FliP (The bacterial flagellar biogenesis protein FliP forms a type III secretion system (T3SS)-type pore required for flagellar assembly.), whose product MRAARRAGAVLGLALAATLLSLPATAGSAAADTPTPVTTSTVAPGTTTTTGGTSGTGATSGAAPSATPIAPAVTPAVTPAVTPGSAANPAAGPQGPAGPQGATNPNTVDVQLGGLTDKPSTSVTAILAVTLLSVLPALLLTCTSFTKILVVLGLTRNALGLQQTPPNQVLVGLALFLSLFIMGPVLSQMNDSGLQPYLNGSKTTSQALSDGGKPLHDFMIKHTDDDELLLLTNVAKRPMPKNKADVDFTTLVPAFVLTELKQAFVIGFVIFVPFLVIDIVVSGALMALGMMMMPPAMVSLPFKLLLFVLVNGWGLVITSLVASYQ is encoded by the coding sequence GTGAGGGCCGCTCGACGGGCCGGTGCCGTCCTCGGTCTCGCCCTCGCGGCGACCCTGCTGTCCCTGCCGGCCACGGCGGGCAGCGCCGCTGCCGACACGCCGACCCCCGTGACGACGAGCACCGTCGCGCCCGGCACCACGACGACCACGGGCGGGACGAGCGGGACCGGCGCCACGAGCGGCGCGGCCCCCTCGGCCACCCCGATCGCCCCCGCCGTCACCCCCGCGGTCACCCCCGCCGTGACCCCCGGGTCGGCGGCGAACCCCGCCGCCGGTCCTCAGGGGCCGGCCGGGCCGCAGGGCGCGACCAACCCGAACACCGTCGACGTCCAGCTGGGCGGGCTCACCGACAAGCCGAGCACCTCGGTCACGGCGATCCTCGCCGTCACCCTGCTCTCGGTGCTGCCGGCGCTGCTGCTGACCTGCACGAGCTTCACCAAGATCCTCGTCGTCCTCGGACTCACCCGGAACGCGCTCGGGCTGCAGCAGACGCCGCCGAACCAGGTGCTCGTCGGGCTCGCGCTCTTCCTCAGCCTGTTCATCATGGGGCCGGTCCTCAGCCAGATGAACGACAGCGGCCTGCAGCCCTACCTCAACGGCAGCAAGACGACGTCGCAGGCGCTCAGCGACGGCGGCAAGCCGCTGCACGACTTCATGATCAAGCACACCGACGACGACGAGCTGCTGCTGCTGACCAACGTCGCCAAGCGCCCGATGCCGAAGAACAAGGCCGACGTCGACTTCACGACGCTCGTGCCGGCCTTCGTCCTCACCGAGCTCAAGCAGGCGTTCGTCATCGGCTTCGTGATCTTCGTGCCGTTCCTGGTCATCGACATCGTCGTCAGCGGGGCGCTCATGGCGCTCGGCATGATGATGATGCCGCCGGCGATGGTGTCGCTGCCGTTCAAGCTGCTGCTGTTCGTCCTCGTCAACGGCTGGGGTCTGGTCATCACCTCCCTCGTCGCGAGCTACCAGTAG